A single region of the Neotabrizicola shimadae genome encodes:
- a CDS encoding LysR family transcriptional regulator, with the protein MDALTDWTLIRSFLAVAETGSLSAAARRLGLTQPTLGRHIAEMEAALQLELFTRQPRGLAPTETAAALLPHARGMAEAAARLSLAAAGREVRLAGPVRITASRVVAHHLLPEILAGLRGEEPGIEIELVASDTAENLLFREADIALRMYRPDQLDLVAAHVADLSLGLYAAPAYLDRRGRPASMEDLLAHDIVGFDRSELMIRMMAGLGLVRKRDDFPVRCDDQLVHWNLVRAGLGIGGAQRIFADADPAVERIAPFLRLPPLPLWIAVPEALRHQPRVARVFAWLADSLRRKAARQPKD; encoded by the coding sequence ATGGATGCCCTGACCGACTGGACGCTGATCCGATCCTTCCTGGCGGTGGCCGAAACCGGCTCGTTGTCGGCGGCGGCGCGGCGCCTGGGGCTGACCCAGCCGACATTGGGCCGCCACATCGCCGAAATGGAGGCGGCGCTTCAGCTGGAGCTGTTCACGCGACAGCCGCGCGGGCTGGCGCCGACCGAGACGGCAGCGGCGCTGTTGCCCCATGCGCGCGGCATGGCCGAGGCGGCGGCGCGGCTGTCGCTGGCTGCCGCCGGGCGCGAGGTGCGGCTGGCGGGGCCGGTGCGGATTACTGCAAGCCGGGTGGTGGCGCATCACCTGCTGCCCGAGATTCTGGCGGGGCTGCGCGGCGAGGAGCCGGGGATCGAGATCGAGCTTGTCGCCTCGGACACGGCCGAGAACCTGCTGTTCCGCGAGGCGGATATCGCGCTGCGCATGTACCGCCCGGATCAGCTGGATCTGGTGGCGGCGCATGTGGCGGACCTGTCGCTTGGGCTTTACGCGGCGCCGGCCTATCTGGACCGGCGGGGGCGGCCGGCCTCGATGGAGGATCTGCTGGCGCATGACATCGTGGGGTTCGACCGGTCGGAGCTGATGATCCGCATGATGGCGGGGCTGGGGCTGGTGCGGAAGCGGGACGATTTCCCGGTGCGCTGCGACGACCAGCTGGTGCACTGGAACCTGGTGCGGGCGGGGCTGGGGATCGGCGGGGCGCAGCGGATCTTTGCCGATGCCGATCCGGCGGTGGAGCGCATCGCGCCCTTCCTGCGCCTGCCGCCCCTGCCCCTGTGGATCGCCGTGCCCGAGGCTCTGCGCCACCAGCCACGGGTGGCGCGGGTGTTTGCCTGGCTGGCCGACAGCCTGCGGCGGAAAGCGGCGCGGCAGCCGAAGGACTGA
- a CDS encoding argininosuccinate synthase: MLKPKKVVLAYSGGLDTSIILKWLQTEYGCEVVTFTADLGQGEELEPARQKAILLGIKPENIHIVDVREEFVRDFVFPMFRANALYEGLYLLGTSIARPLISQHLVRIAHETGADAVAHGATGKGNDQVRFELSAAALDPAIRVIAPWRLWDLTSRTKLLEFAEANQIPIAKDKRGEAPFSVDANLLHTSSEGRVLEDPAVEAPDYVYQRITPVEQAPETPEMVEITFEKGDAVAINGERLSPATILTRLNEIGGKHGVGLLDMVENRFVGMKSRGVYETPGGTILMEAHRGIEQITLDSGAGHLKDSIMPRYAELIYNGFWFSPEREALQALIDKTQEHVTGTVRVKLYKGSARTVARWSEHSLYSEKHVTFEEDAGAYDQKDAEGFIRLNALRLKLIATRNARVARKV; encoded by the coding sequence ATGCTGAAGCCGAAGAAGGTCGTCCTTGCCTATTCCGGGGGTCTCGACACCTCGATCATCCTGAAATGGCTGCAAACGGAATACGGTTGCGAGGTCGTGACCTTCACCGCCGATCTCGGCCAGGGTGAGGAACTGGAGCCCGCGCGGCAGAAGGCGATCCTCCTGGGGATCAAGCCGGAAAACATCCACATCGTCGACGTGCGCGAGGAATTCGTGCGCGACTTCGTCTTCCCGATGTTCCGCGCCAATGCGCTGTACGAAGGTCTCTACCTTCTCGGCACCTCCATCGCGCGCCCGCTGATCTCGCAGCACCTCGTCCGCATCGCGCACGAGACCGGCGCCGATGCCGTGGCCCATGGCGCCACCGGCAAGGGCAACGACCAGGTGCGGTTTGAACTGTCCGCCGCCGCACTTGACCCGGCGATCCGCGTCATCGCGCCCTGGCGCCTGTGGGACCTGACCAGCCGCACGAAACTTCTGGAGTTTGCCGAGGCGAACCAAATCCCGATCGCCAAGGACAAGCGCGGCGAGGCGCCCTTCTCGGTGGATGCGAACCTTCTGCACACCTCCTCCGAAGGCCGCGTGCTGGAAGACCCGGCGGTGGAAGCCCCCGATTACGTCTATCAGCGCATCACCCCGGTCGAACAGGCGCCCGAGACGCCCGAAATGGTGGAAATCACCTTCGAAAAGGGTGACGCCGTGGCGATCAACGGCGAACGCCTCTCGCCCGCCACCATCCTCACCCGCCTGAACGAGATCGGCGGCAAGCATGGCGTCGGCCTTCTGGACATGGTGGAAAACCGCTTCGTCGGCATGAAGTCCCGTGGCGTGTATGAAACCCCCGGCGGCACCATCCTGATGGAAGCCCACCGCGGCATCGAGCAGATCACGCTCGACAGCGGCGCAGGCCACCTGAAGGATTCCATCATGCCGCGCTATGCCGAACTCATCTACAACGGCTTCTGGTTCAGCCCGGAACGCGAGGCGCTTCAGGCCCTGATCGACAAGACGCAAGAGCATGTCACCGGCACCGTCCGCGTGAAGCTCTACAAGGGCTCGGCCCGCACCGTGGCGCGCTGGTCGGAACACAGCCTCTATTCCGAAAAGCACGTCACGTTCGAGGAAGACGCCGGCGCCTATGACCAGAAGGATGCCGAAGGCTTCATCCGACTGAACGCCCTGCGCCTGAAACTGATCGCCACCCGCAACGCCCGCGTGGCACGCAAGGTCTGA
- a CDS encoding beta strand repeat-containing protein — MANYTFSALANNQTIVFDPLHDVLIFDAGIRPAELLINGTASGVQFSVAGKSIVLSGIGLDDLGLSTATSAQNIRFSGPGILLVGEGTTGSDGDFDNALLGSTGDDALLGLGGHDTLNGGAGGDLMVGGLGNDLYIVDNAADVVTEENNLLAGAGIDLVQASISYTLTNYVENLTLTGSAAINATGNTLNNVLTGNAASNVLDGKSGADTMIGGNGNDTYVVDSSSDVVVETNSSWTQIDKVISSVSYALGANLENLELTGSSGLAGLGNFRANVLTGNTGGNTLNGGTGADTMTGGDGNDTYIVDNAGDVVVEINSSLSQIDMVATTISYVLGANLENLRLMGTANINGTGNALNNTLYANAGNNILDGQGGSDTVSYASYDLQTLGGSSLTTQTETQSVAAGGVTVDLTITGFQDTRGSGYDQLIGIENLTGSRFNDDLTGNSGDNILDGGEGADVLTGGKGNDTYYVDGADVVVELNGSGDGIDIVYSEVSYRLTANVENLTLIGSAVTGYGNSLNNRLVGNTGSNFLDGGAGADKMDGGSGNDTFVADNLGDEISDSSGTELVLSYVNYSLGSTLENLRLMGTNALNGTGNGLNNVIYANIADNVVDGGTQFLSSGFIGDTLSYEFGAISGITLDLSLTGAQTTGGSGTDTVFNFEHLIGSNYDDWLSGNAQANILDGLAGVDTLSYELAADAVNVNLAEQKATTGGIVDTVRNFENVVGSAFADTFTGDLLDNVFDGGTGSDTVSYQNIKAGQGGVIVSLAITSAQNTQASGVDTFLAVTGTTRSSIENLTGSLNDDQLTGDAYANILDGSDGHDTIIGSGGNDTLSGGLGDDSLNGGAGLDTALFLGTTGAVVNLAQTKAQDTGYGLDILVGIENLQSGDGADQLTGNSLANSLRAGLGNDTLVGGGGNDTLAGADGADSLTGGAGADAFVFDSALSSTNIDRITDFVVVDDTIRLDDAVFAGVSLGALAASAFVSNTTGLATTTAQRVIYERDTGALYYDADGSDAGLAFQFATLAPNLVLTNADFLVF; from the coding sequence ATGGCCAATTACACGTTCAGCGCGCTTGCCAACAATCAGACCATCGTTTTCGACCCGCTCCACGATGTCCTGATCTTCGATGCCGGCATCCGCCCTGCCGAACTCCTCATCAACGGCACCGCCTCGGGCGTGCAGTTCTCCGTCGCGGGCAAGTCGATCGTGCTTTCGGGCATCGGGCTCGATGACCTGGGCCTCAGCACCGCCACCTCCGCCCAGAACATCCGGTTCTCCGGGCCCGGCATCCTGCTGGTGGGCGAAGGCACCACCGGATCGGATGGAGATTTCGACAACGCCCTGCTTGGCAGCACCGGCGACGATGCGCTTCTGGGCCTCGGCGGCCATGACACGCTGAACGGCGGCGCCGGCGGCGACCTGATGGTCGGCGGCCTGGGCAACGACCTCTACATCGTGGACAACGCCGCCGATGTGGTGACCGAGGAAAACAACCTCCTCGCGGGCGCTGGCATCGACCTCGTGCAGGCTTCCATCAGCTACACCCTCACCAACTATGTCGAGAACCTGACCCTCACCGGCAGCGCGGCCATCAACGCCACCGGCAACACGCTGAACAACGTGCTCACGGGCAACGCCGCCAGCAACGTGCTCGACGGCAAGTCCGGCGCCGACACGATGATCGGCGGCAACGGCAACGACACCTATGTCGTGGACAGCTCCTCCGACGTCGTGGTCGAAACCAACAGCTCCTGGACCCAGATCGACAAGGTCATCTCGTCGGTCAGCTACGCCCTCGGCGCCAACCTTGAAAACCTGGAACTCACCGGCTCCAGCGGGCTGGCCGGGCTGGGCAACTTCCGCGCCAACGTCCTGACCGGCAACACCGGCGGCAACACGCTGAACGGCGGCACCGGCGCCGACACCATGACCGGCGGCGACGGCAACGACACCTACATCGTCGACAATGCCGGCGATGTGGTGGTCGAGATCAACAGCAGCCTGTCGCAGATCGACATGGTGGCCACCACGATCAGCTACGTCCTGGGCGCCAACCTCGAAAACCTGCGCCTGATGGGCACGGCCAACATCAACGGCACCGGCAACGCGCTGAACAACACGCTCTACGCCAATGCCGGCAACAACATCCTCGATGGCCAGGGCGGCTCGGACACCGTCTCCTATGCCAGCTACGACCTGCAGACCCTGGGCGGCAGCTCGCTCACCACCCAGACCGAAACCCAAAGCGTCGCCGCGGGCGGGGTCACGGTCGATCTCACCATCACCGGCTTCCAGGACACCCGCGGCTCGGGCTACGACCAGCTCATCGGCATCGAGAACCTGACCGGCAGCCGCTTCAATGACGACCTCACCGGCAACTCGGGCGACAACATCCTCGATGGCGGCGAAGGCGCAGACGTGCTCACCGGCGGCAAGGGCAACGACACCTACTACGTCGACGGCGCCGATGTGGTGGTCGAACTGAACGGCTCCGGCGACGGCATCGACATCGTCTATTCCGAAGTCTCCTACCGCCTGACCGCCAACGTCGAAAACCTGACGCTGATCGGCTCGGCCGTCACGGGCTATGGCAACAGCCTGAACAACCGCCTCGTCGGCAACACCGGGTCGAACTTCCTGGATGGCGGCGCCGGGGCCGACAAGATGGACGGCGGCTCGGGCAACGATACCTTCGTGGCCGACAACCTGGGCGACGAAATCTCGGATTCCAGCGGGACCGAGCTTGTCCTGTCCTACGTGAACTACTCGCTGGGCAGCACGCTCGAAAACCTGCGCCTCATGGGCACCAATGCGCTGAACGGCACCGGCAACGGGCTGAACAACGTGATCTATGCCAACATCGCCGACAACGTCGTCGATGGCGGCACGCAGTTCCTGTCCAGCGGCTTCATCGGCGATACGCTGTCCTACGAATTCGGCGCCATCTCGGGCATCACGCTGGACCTGTCGCTCACCGGGGCGCAGACCACCGGCGGCTCGGGCACCGACACGGTCTTCAACTTCGAACATCTCATCGGCTCGAACTATGACGACTGGCTGTCGGGCAACGCCCAGGCCAACATCCTCGACGGTCTCGCCGGCGTGGATACCCTGTCCTACGAGCTGGCCGCCGATGCGGTGAACGTGAACCTCGCCGAACAGAAGGCCACCACCGGCGGCATCGTCGATACCGTGCGCAACTTCGAAAACGTGGTCGGCAGCGCCTTCGCCGACACGTTCACCGGCGATCTTCTGGACAACGTCTTCGACGGCGGCACCGGCTCCGACACGGTGTCCTACCAGAACATCAAGGCCGGGCAGGGCGGCGTGATCGTCAGCCTCGCCATCACCAGCGCACAGAACACCCAGGCCTCGGGCGTTGACACCTTCCTGGCGGTGACCGGCACCACCCGCTCCAGCATCGAGAACCTGACCGGCTCGCTGAACGACGACCAGCTGACCGGCGATGCCTATGCCAACATCCTGGACGGCAGCGACGGCCATGACACCATCATCGGCTCCGGCGGCAATGACACACTGTCGGGCGGCCTGGGCGACGATTCTCTGAACGGCGGTGCCGGGCTCGACACCGCGCTCTTCCTCGGCACCACCGGGGCGGTGGTCAACCTGGCCCAGACCAAGGCGCAGGATACGGGCTATGGCCTGGATATCCTCGTCGGGATCGAGAACCTGCAATCCGGCGACGGGGCCGACCAGCTGACCGGCAACAGCCTGGCCAACAGCCTGCGCGCAGGCCTCGGCAACGACACGCTGGTGGGCGGGGGCGGCAACGACACGCTGGCCGGCGCCGACGGCGCCGACAGCCTGACGGGCGGCGCCGGGGCCGATGCCTTTGTCTTCGACAGCGCGCTCAGCTCCACCAACATCGACCGCATCACCGACTTCGTCGTGGTGGACGACACGATCCGCCTGGACGATGCCGTCTTCGCGGGCGTTTCGCTGGGGGCGCTCGCCGCTTCGGCCTTCGTCTCCAACACGACAGGCCTGGCCACGACAACGGCACAGCGCGTGATCTACGAACGCGACACCGGCGCGCTGTACTACGATGCCGATGGCAGCGACGCGGGCCTTGCGTTCCAGTTCGCCACCCTGGCCCCCAACCTGGTGCTGACCAACGCCGATTTCCTGGTGTTCTGA
- a CDS encoding D-amino acid aminotransferase yields the protein MTDHVSTHQAEEDARNEAILIWVNGRIVPKAEAMVSVYDSGFMLGDGVWEGIRLYNGTWAFLDEHIERLFEAAKAIDLDIGRSRAEVAQALKDTQTANGMTSDAHARLMVTRGVKTRPFQHPRLSQRGPTMVIIMEHSRPSLPRPIRLATVPHLRGLPMTQDPKLNSHSKLNCILACIAAEKAGADEALMLDVHGFVNTTNACNFFIVRKGEVWTSTGDYCMNGITRQKVIDLCRANGIPVFERNFSLVDTYSADEAFLTGTFGAQTPVGVIDGRTIGSGQMGPMTERLRGLYKQLVGA from the coding sequence ATGACCGACCATGTTTCCACCCACCAGGCCGAGGAGGATGCCCGCAACGAGGCGATCCTGATCTGGGTCAACGGGCGCATCGTGCCCAAGGCCGAGGCAATGGTTTCCGTCTATGACAGCGGCTTCATGCTGGGCGATGGCGTCTGGGAGGGGATCCGGCTGTACAACGGCACCTGGGCCTTCCTGGACGAACATATCGAGCGGCTGTTCGAGGCGGCCAAGGCGATCGACCTGGACATCGGCCGCAGCAGGGCCGAGGTGGCGCAGGCGCTGAAGGACACGCAGACGGCGAATGGCATGACCAGCGATGCCCATGCCCGGCTGATGGTGACGCGCGGGGTCAAGACGCGGCCGTTCCAGCACCCCAGGCTCAGCCAGCGCGGGCCGACCATGGTGATCATCATGGAACATTCGCGTCCGAGCCTGCCGCGCCCGATCCGCCTGGCCACCGTGCCCCATCTGCGTGGGCTGCCGATGACCCAGGATCCCAAGCTGAACAGCCATTCCAAGCTGAACTGCATCCTCGCCTGCATTGCCGCCGAAAAGGCCGGGGCGGACGAGGCGCTGATGCTGGATGTGCATGGCTTCGTGAACACGACGAACGCCTGCAACTTCTTCATCGTGCGCAAGGGCGAAGTCTGGACCAGCACGGGCGACTACTGCATGAACGGCATCACGCGGCAGAAGGTGATCGACCTGTGCCGCGCCAATGGCATCCCGGTGTTTGAACGCAACTTTTCGCTGGTGGACACCTATTCCGCCGACGAGGCCTTCCTGACCGGCACCTTCGGCGCGCAGACCCCGGTGGGGGTGATCGACGGGCGCACCATCGGCAGCGGCCAGATGGGCCCGATGACCGAACGCCTGCGGGGCCTGTACAAGCAGCTGGTCGGCGCCTGA
- a CDS encoding dipeptidase: MDSQTYLNREQDRFIAELMDFVRIPSVSAKPENIPDVLDAAHWVARRLTQAGAEHAEVMPTAGHPVVLADWLHAGPDKPTILIYGHFDVQPAEPFDLWTSPPFQPEIRDGRLWGRGASDDKGGMLIPILACEALLQTTGKLPVNVRFFFEGQEEIGSPDLPPFVAAHAERLKADMIFSADGLQWAPGQPQIVQALKGLVSLEIVVRGPRSDQHSGMVGGGIANPALALAQILASLRREDGLITVEGFYDDVIPLSPEARADIARIPFKDADLLAETGAPATWTEPGYTAAEGIFARPTLDVNGLTSGWQGAGTKTVLPAEARAKITCRLVAAQNPERIFEAIQAHVARHTPPGVTVEVLRNPGRADPFLVPAGHNASAIAAQVLEDIYATKPLHTRVGGSIPVMTTLLDTLGVHAVMFGFSHGDENLHAPDEFFRLDEFRRGQTAYVRLLERLGD, from the coding sequence ATGGACAGCCAGACCTATCTGAACCGCGAACAGGACCGCTTCATCGCGGAATTGATGGACTTCGTCCGCATCCCCTCGGTCTCGGCCAAGCCCGAGAACATCCCCGACGTGCTGGACGCCGCCCACTGGGTCGCCCGCCGCCTCACCCAGGCCGGCGCCGAACATGCCGAAGTCATGCCAACCGCTGGCCACCCGGTCGTTCTGGCCGACTGGCTCCACGCAGGGCCGGACAAGCCCACCATCCTGATCTACGGCCATTTCGACGTGCAGCCGGCCGAGCCCTTCGACCTCTGGACCTCTCCGCCCTTCCAGCCGGAAATCCGCGACGGCCGCCTCTGGGGACGCGGCGCCTCGGATGACAAGGGCGGGATGCTCATCCCCATCCTCGCCTGCGAGGCACTGTTGCAGACCACCGGCAAGCTGCCGGTCAACGTCCGCTTCTTCTTCGAGGGGCAAGAGGAAATCGGCTCGCCCGACCTTCCCCCCTTCGTCGCTGCCCATGCCGAAAGGCTGAAGGCCGACATGATCTTCTCTGCCGATGGCCTGCAATGGGCCCCCGGCCAGCCGCAGATCGTGCAGGCGCTCAAGGGCCTGGTCTCGCTGGAAATCGTGGTCCGGGGGCCAAGGTCGGACCAGCATTCCGGCATGGTCGGCGGCGGCATCGCCAACCCGGCGCTGGCGCTGGCGCAAATCCTGGCCAGCCTGCGCCGCGAAGACGGCCTCATCACCGTCGAAGGCTTCTACGACGACGTGATCCCGCTCTCGCCCGAAGCACGCGCCGACATCGCCCGAATCCCCTTCAAGGACGCCGACCTCCTGGCCGAAACCGGCGCGCCCGCGACCTGGACAGAACCCGGCTACACCGCCGCCGAAGGCATCTTCGCCCGCCCCACGCTCGATGTGAACGGCCTCACCTCGGGCTGGCAGGGCGCCGGCACCAAGACCGTGCTGCCCGCCGAGGCCCGCGCCAAGATCACCTGCCGCCTCGTCGCCGCGCAGAACCCCGAACGCATCTTCGAGGCCATCCAGGCCCATGTCGCCCGCCACACCCCGCCCGGCGTCACCGTGGAAGTCCTGCGCAACCCCGGCCGCGCCGATCCCTTCCTTGTCCCCGCAGGCCACAACGCCAGCGCCATCGCCGCGCAGGTGCTGGAGGACATCTACGCCACCAAGCCGCTCCACACCCGTGTCGGCGGCTCGATCCCGGTGATGACCACGCTTCTGGATACGCTGGGCGTCCATGCCGTGATGTTCGGCTTCAGCCATGGCGACGAGAACCTGCACGCCCCGGACGAATTCTTCCGCCTGGACGAGTTCCGCCGCGGCCAGACCGCCTATGTCCGCCTGCTGGAACGCCTCGGCGACTAG
- the msrA gene encoding peptide-methionine (S)-S-oxide reductase MsrA, translating into MTRILALLAALLAFTGAARADTAILAGGCFWCVESNFESVPGVQDVVSGYTGGSLANPTYGDHEGHYEAVQITFDPSRISYDRILELFLRSTDVLDAGGQFCDRGSAYRSAIFVDGPAQKAAAKAAIAAASAELGQPVVTPVLDATRFWPAEDYHQDYAEGRNIVITRAGPMRQSNAYKFYRQSCGRDRRVQELWGKNAAFLH; encoded by the coding sequence ATGACACGAATCCTTGCGCTCTTGGCCGCGCTTCTGGCCTTCACGGGGGCCGCGCGGGCCGACACGGCCATCCTGGCCGGCGGCTGCTTCTGGTGCGTGGAATCGAACTTCGAATCCGTGCCCGGCGTGCAGGACGTGGTCTCGGGCTACACCGGCGGCAGCTTGGCCAACCCGACCTATGGCGACCACGAAGGCCATTACGAGGCGGTGCAGATCACCTTCGACCCGAGCCGCATCAGTTACGACCGCATCCTCGAGCTGTTCCTGCGTTCGACAGACGTGCTGGACGCCGGCGGCCAGTTCTGCGACCGCGGCTCCGCCTACCGCTCGGCGATCTTCGTCGATGGCCCTGCGCAGAAGGCCGCCGCCAAGGCCGCCATCGCCGCCGCTTCGGCGGAACTGGGCCAGCCCGTCGTGACGCCGGTGCTGGACGCCACGCGCTTCTGGCCCGCCGAAGACTATCACCAGGACTATGCCGAGGGCCGCAACATCGTGATCACCCGCGCCGGCCCCATGCGCCAGTCCAACGCCTACAAGTTCTACCGCCAGTCCTGCGGCCGCGACCGGCGCGTGCAAGAGCTCTGGGGCAAGAACGCCGCCTTCCTGCACTGA
- the ilvA gene encoding threonine ammonia-lyase IlvA, with product MTRFSDDARQTALALRDLFPETPLQRNDHLSLRHGADIWLKREDLTPVRSYKLRGAFTAMRKVLEADPTKARFVCASAGNHAQGVAYACRHFGVTGTIFMPVTTPQQKIDKTRAFGGGQVRIVLTGDYFDQTLAASQRFCVEEGAHFLSPFDDPDVILGQSSVGVELLEQLGRAPDLVILPVGGGGLSAGVTRYLREAAPETRFVFVEPLGGASLTAALKAGHPVTLPRVNSFVDGAAVARIGQLTWEALSWARRDQVQLAPEDRICVTMLEMLNVEGIVLEPAGALSVDVLPDLAGEIAGKTVVCVTSGGNFDFERLPEVKERAQRYSGVKKYFILRMPQRPGALKEFLTMLGPDDDIARFEYLKKSARNFGSVLIGIETKDAANFEALFGAMDAGGFTYQDITQDEVLAEFLI from the coding sequence ATGACACGGTTTTCCGACGATGCCCGCCAAACCGCGCTCGCGCTTCGCGATCTCTTTCCCGAGACGCCGCTGCAGCGCAATGACCACCTGTCCCTGCGCCACGGGGCCGATATCTGGCTGAAGCGCGAGGATCTGACGCCGGTGCGCAGCTACAAGCTGCGCGGCGCCTTCACGGCGATGCGCAAGGTGCTGGAGGCCGATCCGACCAAGGCGCGGTTCGTCTGTGCCAGTGCCGGCAACCATGCGCAGGGCGTGGCCTATGCCTGCCGTCATTTCGGCGTCACCGGGACGATCTTCATGCCGGTGACGACGCCGCAGCAGAAGATCGACAAGACCCGCGCCTTTGGCGGCGGGCAGGTGCGGATCGTGCTGACGGGGGATTATTTCGACCAGACGCTGGCGGCTTCGCAGCGGTTCTGCGTGGAAGAGGGTGCACATTTCCTGTCGCCCTTCGACGACCCGGACGTGATTTTGGGGCAGTCGAGCGTTGGGGTGGAACTGCTGGAGCAACTGGGCCGCGCACCGGACCTGGTGATCCTGCCGGTGGGCGGAGGCGGATTGTCGGCGGGGGTGACGCGCTATCTGCGCGAGGCGGCGCCGGAGACGCGATTCGTCTTTGTCGAGCCGCTTGGCGGGGCGAGCCTGACGGCGGCGCTGAAGGCGGGGCATCCGGTGACGCTGCCGCGGGTGAACAGCTTTGTGGACGGCGCGGCGGTGGCGCGGATCGGGCAGCTGACCTGGGAGGCCTTGTCCTGGGCCAGGCGCGACCAGGTGCAGCTTGCGCCCGAGGACCGCATCTGCGTGACCATGCTGGAGATGCTGAACGTCGAGGGCATCGTGCTGGAACCGGCGGGGGCGCTGTCGGTGGACGTGCTGCCGGACCTGGCGGGCGAGATCGCGGGCAAGACGGTGGTCTGCGTGACCTCGGGCGGGAATTTCGACTTCGAGCGCCTGCCGGAGGTGAAGGAACGGGCGCAGCGCTATTCGGGCGTGAAGAAGTATTTCATCCTGCGGATGCCGCAGCGGCCCGGTGCGCTGAAGGAGTTTCTGACCATGCTGGGGCCGGACGACGACATTGCCCGGTTCGAATACCTGAAGAAATCGGCACGCAACTTCGGGTCGGTCCTGATCGGGATCGAGACGAAGGACGCGGCCAATTTCGAGGCGCTGTTCGGCGCGATGGATGCAGGCGGCTTCACCTATCAGGACATCACGCAGGACGAGGTGCTGGCCGAGTTCCTGATCTAG
- a CDS encoding sulfotransferase-like domain-containing protein — MKIAMWSGPRNLSTAMMYAFAARGDAAVWDEPFYAAYLAATGIAHPMAAEVIAAGERDPAKVAAACTGAIPEAKPIWYQKHMTLHMIPAFDRGFMAGLTNVFLIRHPARVVASYARKRENPTLDDIGFVQQAELFDQVADRLGRAPVVIDSADIRDDPKGRLAALCSALGIAFTDRMLSWPAGPKPYDGAWAPHWYNAVHASTGFDEPEGELPALEGDAARLVELALPHYERLRRHSIL; from the coding sequence ATGAAAATCGCGATGTGGTCGGGCCCGCGCAACCTGTCGACCGCCATGATGTATGCCTTTGCCGCGCGGGGCGATGCGGCGGTCTGGGACGAACCCTTCTATGCCGCCTATCTGGCGGCGACGGGCATCGCTCATCCGATGGCGGCCGAGGTCATTGCCGCGGGCGAGCGCGACCCGGCCAAGGTTGCCGCCGCCTGCACCGGGGCGATCCCCGAGGCGAAGCCGATCTGGTACCAGAAGCACATGACGCTGCACATGATCCCCGCCTTTGACCGGGGGTTCATGGCGGGGCTGACCAATGTGTTCCTGATCCGCCATCCGGCGCGGGTCGTGGCGAGCTATGCCCGCAAGCGCGAGAACCCGACGCTCGATGACATCGGCTTTGTCCAGCAGGCCGAGTTGTTCGACCAGGTGGCCGACCGGCTGGGCCGGGCGCCAGTGGTGATCGACAGTGCCGATATCCGCGACGATCCGAAGGGGCGCCTTGCGGCACTGTGTTCCGCGCTTGGGATTGCCTTCACGGACCGCATGTTGTCGTGGCCGGCCGGGCCGAAGCCCTATGACGGGGCCTGGGCGCCGCATTGGTACAATGCGGTTCATGCCTCGACCGGCTTCGATGAGCCGGAGGGCGAGCTACCGGCGCTGGAGGGCGATGCGGCAAGGCTGGTGGAGCTGGCCCTGCCGCATTACGAACGGCTGCGGCGCCATTCGATCCTGTGA